Proteins encoded together in one Marispirochaeta sp. window:
- a CDS encoding ATP-binding cassette domain-containing protein gives MGILEFDKVSLELDGHRILSNLTLDFWEGHVHAVVGPNGAGKSTLAMTIMGLAGYEHHEGDIRFKGESIKGLTVNERARLGITLAWQEPARFEGLGVSAFIGAGKPGATIQEIDAALELVGLSPERYRGRRVDKTLSGGERKRIELASITVMEPEIVLMDEPDSGVDIEAVNYIFTVIEQLKDQGTTIILITHSAEVLKRSDHAFLLCHGHLMDKGPTDRMLAYFGGKCIPCTHKNAPELTELFTGKGGLQ, from the coding sequence ATGGGGATTCTCGAGTTTGACAAAGTCAGTCTTGAACTGGACGGACATCGAATATTAAGCAACCTGACACTCGATTTCTGGGAGGGCCATGTACATGCTGTGGTCGGCCCCAACGGCGCCGGTAAATCGACCCTGGCAATGACCATAATGGGGCTCGCCGGATATGAGCACCACGAAGGGGATATTCGCTTCAAAGGTGAATCCATAAAAGGGCTGACGGTGAACGAACGCGCCCGGCTGGGCATTACCCTGGCATGGCAGGAGCCCGCCCGCTTCGAAGGCCTTGGGGTGAGCGCCTTTATCGGGGCGGGTAAACCCGGTGCAACTATTCAGGAAATAGACGCTGCCCTGGAACTGGTGGGGCTTTCTCCCGAGCGCTACCGGGGCCGCCGGGTGGACAAAACCTTGAGCGGCGGCGAGCGAAAGCGCATAGAGCTGGCTTCGATAACTGTAATGGAGCCGGAGATTGTCCTGATGGACGAGCCCGATTCCGGGGTGGATATCGAGGCGGTCAACTATATCTTTACTGTTATTGAGCAGCTGAAAGATCAGGGGACAACAATAATTCTTATAACCCACAGCGCGGAGGTCTTAAAACGCTCCGACCACGCCTTTCTGCTGTGTCACGGTCATTTAATGGATAAGGGGCCCACCGACAGGATGCTGGCCTACTTCGGCGGCAAATGCATACCCTGTACCCACAAGAATGCTCCGGAGCTGACGGAGCTTTTTACCGGAAAAGGAGGCCTGCAATGA
- a CDS encoding SufD family Fe-S cluster assembly protein, translating into MSADPALDKLLSSIQMHKQVLDGAAHLEIDGNRIIGSGSVPGFHLETDTTGDGVIIKVRVEAGCRFEKPVHLCFGMLPEEGIQKIDMTVDVEEDAAVSFLAHCTFPNAVDVQHLMDARLNVGRNARYSYFERHVHAESSGINVVPKSVICLAEGARFKTEFELLKGRVGSMDIDYSATAQAHSQLDMLARIYARGDDRVKIREAAELNGEGATGVLVSHLAVRDDATAEIYNDLSANAAGCRGHVDCKEIVQDRGRARAIPVVSVNHPLAHVTHEAAIGSVDSKQLQTLMARGLDEEAATDLIIQGLLS; encoded by the coding sequence ATGAGCGCGGATCCGGCTCTGGATAAACTTCTTTCGTCCATTCAGATGCACAAACAGGTCCTTGACGGGGCTGCCCACCTGGAGATCGACGGTAACCGTATTATCGGTTCCGGATCGGTTCCCGGTTTCCATCTTGAGACGGATACCACCGGCGACGGTGTCATTATCAAGGTACGGGTAGAGGCGGGCTGCCGCTTCGAAAAGCCGGTGCACCTCTGTTTCGGCATGCTTCCGGAGGAGGGGATTCAGAAGATTGACATGACCGTGGATGTTGAAGAGGACGCGGCGGTCTCCTTTCTGGCCCACTGCACCTTTCCCAACGCCGTAGATGTCCAGCATTTAATGGACGCCCGGCTGAATGTCGGCCGGAACGCCAGGTATTCCTATTTTGAGCGGCATGTCCATGCCGAGAGCAGCGGCATCAATGTGGTGCCCAAATCGGTAATATGCCTGGCCGAAGGGGCGCGTTTCAAAACGGAATTCGAGTTGTTGAAGGGCCGTGTCGGCTCCATGGATATAGACTATTCCGCTACTGCACAGGCCCACAGCCAGTTGGACATGCTGGCCAGAATATATGCACGGGGGGATGACCGGGTAAAGATCCGGGAAGCGGCGGAACTGAACGGAGAAGGGGCTACCGGGGTACTTGTCAGCCATCTGGCTGTCAGGGACGATGCCACAGCGGAAATTTACAATGACCTGTCCGCCAACGCAGCAGGCTGCCGGGGCCATGTGGACTGTAAGGAGATTGTACAGGACCGCGGCAGGGCCCGGGCAATACCTGTTGTCTCGGTGAACCATCCTCTGGCCCATGTGACCCACGAGGCGGCAATCGGGTCGGTGGATTCCAAGCAGCTGCAGACCCTGATGGCCCGGGGACTGGATGAAGAGGCCGCCACGGACCTGATAATCCAGGGGCTGTTGAGCTGA